In Sciurus carolinensis chromosome 13, mSciCar1.2, whole genome shotgun sequence, a genomic segment contains:
- the LOC124963672 gene encoding TBC1 domain family member 8-like isoform X1 — MWLKPEEVLVKKALKLWVAQKSSGYFLPLRCRWHGEGIGHLTVQLVIPWVDIQILERISNVFLVDTIRITMQNKERDSSMFLILDAIFKIMEQLVDVMLRRLLNNEVWSQICRSQARSPRETLKPVQGRSSSEPSSGFHERRNCTLWWTAPLGALQSLPHCGIMFTSLPAEKMAAVMLSFCSEVDPAPHLCLTCYSHSEEAFCYLTHFGNSTLSLTGEMS, encoded by the exons ATGTGGCTCAAGCCCGAGGAGGTGCTGGTGAAGAAagccctgaagctctgggtggcccAGAAGAGTAGCGGGTACTTCTTGCCGCTGCGGTGCCGCTGGCACGGCGAGGGGATCGGTCACCTCACCG ttcaacTTGTAATCCCTTGGGTTGATATCCAGATATTGGAAAGGATATCCAATGTCTTTCTGGTGGACACCATCCGGATCACCATGCAGAATAAGGAGCGTGACTCCTCCATGTTTCTGATCCTGGATGCGATCTTCAAGATCATGGAGCAGCTGGTAGATGTGATGCTGCGGAGGCTGCTGAATAATGAAGTCTGGAGTCAGATCTGCAGGAGCCAAGCCAGGTCACCAAGAG AGACCTTGAAGCCCGTGCAAGGAAGGAGCTCTTCCGAGCCTTCTTCAGGCTTCCATGAAAGGAGAAACTGCACGCTGTGGTGGACTGCTCCTCTGGGTGCCCTTCAGTCTCTGCCACACTGCGGGATCATGTTTACCTCTTTGCCAGCAGAGAAGATGGCTGCTGTAATGTTGTCCTTCTGCTCAGAGGTAGACCCTGCTCCTCACCTCTGCTTGACCTGCTATTCACACTCTGAAGAAGCCTTTTGTTATTTAACCCATTTTG
- the LOC124963672 gene encoding TBC1 domain family member 8-like isoform X2: MWLKPEEVLVKKALKLWVAQKSSGYFLPLRCRWHGEGIGHLTVQLVIPWVDIQILERISNVFLVDTIRITMQNKERDSSMFLILDAIFKIMEQLVDVMLRRLLNNEVWSQICRSQARSPRETLKPVQGRSSSEPSSGFHERRNCTLWWTAPLGALQSLPHCGIMFTSLPAEKMAAVMLSFCSEATALFL; this comes from the exons ATGTGGCTCAAGCCCGAGGAGGTGCTGGTGAAGAAagccctgaagctctgggtggcccAGAAGAGTAGCGGGTACTTCTTGCCGCTGCGGTGCCGCTGGCACGGCGAGGGGATCGGTCACCTCACCG ttcaacTTGTAATCCCTTGGGTTGATATCCAGATATTGGAAAGGATATCCAATGTCTTTCTGGTGGACACCATCCGGATCACCATGCAGAATAAGGAGCGTGACTCCTCCATGTTTCTGATCCTGGATGCGATCTTCAAGATCATGGAGCAGCTGGTAGATGTGATGCTGCGGAGGCTGCTGAATAATGAAGTCTGGAGTCAGATCTGCAGGAGCCAAGCCAGGTCACCAAGAG AGACCTTGAAGCCCGTGCAAGGAAGGAGCTCTTCCGAGCCTTCTTCAGGCTTCCATGAAAGGAGAAACTGCACGCTGTGGTGGACTGCTCCTCTGGGTGCCCTTCAGTCTCTGCCACACTGCGGGATCATGTTTACCTCTTTGCCAGCAGAGAAGATGGCTGCTGTAATGTTGTCCTTCTGCTCAGAG